A part of Halodesulfovibrio marinisediminis DSM 17456 genomic DNA contains:
- the atpH gene encoding ATP synthase F1 subunit delta, with amino-acid sequence MTGNIIARRYARALFSLGKKAGSEELKAFGKELDALAGVIKSTPELGKIFRNPIISIDEKKAVLASLLDKGQVSAIVRNFCNLLADKDRLSTIPEIQAFYNVLLDADQGVVRGELITAIKLPKAKCDKVKSQLEKQAGQKLFLSFSTDKSILGGVVLKVGDKVLDASLRAQLGILKENIKRGE; translated from the coding sequence TTGACCGGTAACATCATAGCACGCAGATATGCCAGGGCGCTTTTCTCCCTAGGCAAGAAAGCTGGTTCTGAAGAACTGAAAGCTTTCGGCAAGGAGCTTGATGCACTGGCTGGAGTGATCAAGAGCACACCTGAGCTTGGCAAAATATTCCGGAATCCAATCATCTCTATCGATGAAAAAAAAGCAGTTTTAGCTTCTTTATTGGATAAAGGACAGGTTAGCGCTATTGTCCGCAACTTCTGCAATTTGCTTGCGGACAAAGATCGTCTTTCCACCATTCCGGAAATTCAAGCCTTTTACAATGTTCTGCTTGATGCCGACCAGGGTGTTGTTCGCGGTGAACTTATTACCGCAATCAAACTTCCAAAGGCCAAGTGCGATAAAGTAAAATCCCAATTGGAAAAACAGGCTGGCCAGAAGCTGTTCCTGTCTTTCAGCACAGACAAATCCATTCTTGGTGGCGTAGTTCTGAAAGTAGGAGACAAGGTACTCGATGCTAGCCTTAGAGCACAGCTGGGTATCTTGAAAGAAAACATCAAGAGGGGTGAGTAG
- a CDS encoding F0F1 ATP synthase subunit B family protein has product MNKLRTIVGASTLVLLMAGTAFAQSDGHGLPWDNFAYRVITLAVVLGVIWYAAGSKIKSFFKGRSTGIEEELISLESRKADAKAKLAEVEQRIANMDAEAQSILDEYRKQGEAARAAIIERAEKSAVQITEQAGKAAENEVKQAMEQMREEMADLVAEAAEQMIAKKLDKKGHEALIDKYLTKVVLS; this is encoded by the coding sequence TTGAACAAGCTGAGAACTATAGTCGGTGCATCGACGCTGGTACTGCTTATGGCAGGCACTGCGTTCGCGCAATCCGACGGACATGGCTTACCGTGGGATAACTTCGCTTACCGCGTAATTACCCTCGCAGTCGTACTCGGCGTCATCTGGTATGCAGCTGGAAGCAAGATTAAATCCTTCTTTAAAGGCCGTTCAACCGGCATTGAAGAAGAGTTGATTTCTCTTGAATCCCGCAAAGCAGATGCAAAAGCCAAGCTAGCTGAAGTAGAGCAGCGAATTGCCAACATGGATGCAGAAGCCCAGAGCATCCTTGATGAATACCGTAAACAGGGTGAAGCAGCTCGTGCTGCTATCATTGAGCGTGCTGAAAAGTCCGCTGTCCAGATTACGGAACAGGCAGGCAAAGCTGCAGAAAACGAAGTAAAGCAGGCAATGGAGCAGATGCGTGAAGAAATGGCAGACCTTGTTGCTGAAGCTGCTGAGCAGATGATTGCTAAGAAGCTCGACAAGAAAGGCCATGAGGCACTCATCGATAAATACTTAACTAAGGTGGTGCTCAGTTGA
- a CDS encoding ATP synthase F0 subunit B, producing the protein MIDLDITLLIQLVNFLIVLVGLNALLIRPIREIIKQRQDKMLGLLGDAEQFVEASDSKIKNYENALTEARKAAVAEREKVKEAALAQEADIVAKATADAQASIAASREKVATDVAAAMGTLKGQVGALAEQTMAKVLG; encoded by the coding sequence ATGATCGATTTGGATATTACGTTACTTATCCAATTGGTGAACTTCCTCATCGTGCTGGTTGGCTTGAACGCACTCCTGATCCGCCCCATCCGGGAGATTATCAAGCAACGCCAGGACAAGATGTTAGGGCTGCTTGGCGACGCCGAACAGTTCGTCGAAGCCTCTGACTCCAAAATCAAGAACTACGAGAACGCTCTTACTGAAGCGCGTAAAGCAGCAGTTGCTGAACGCGAAAAAGTAAAAGAGGCCGCTCTCGCTCAGGAAGCAGACATTGTAGCCAAGGCAACCGCAGACGCCCAGGCATCTATTGCTGCATCCAGAGAAAAAGTCGCTACCGATGTAGCAGCAGCAATGGGTACTCTGAAAGGGCAAGTGGGCGCTCTTGCAGAACAAACCATGGCTAAAGTGCTCGGATAG
- a CDS encoding bactofilin family protein, with the protein MAKDEINAFLGSGTIYEGKLNFQGSVRIDGNFTGEVFSEGTLVVGKDAKMKGQIRVSQMILSGHITGEVYATDRVVLHKTANLVGTLHTPALVMEEGAKIEGQISMNGNTEAMVAEPAA; encoded by the coding sequence ATGGCTAAAGACGAAATCAACGCCTTTTTAGGTTCTGGCACCATTTACGAAGGTAAGCTGAACTTTCAGGGGTCTGTACGCATCGACGGCAATTTTACCGGCGAAGTGTTTTCCGAAGGCACTCTGGTTGTTGGTAAAGATGCCAAAATGAAAGGCCAGATCCGTGTAAGCCAAATGATCCTGTCCGGACATATTACTGGCGAAGTTTACGCCACAGACCGCGTTGTACTGCACAAAACTGCCAATCTCGTAGGCACACTTCACACCCCTGCTCTTGTCATGGAAGAAGGCGCTAAAATAGAAGGTCAAATCTCCATGAACGGTAACACTGAAGCCATGGTTGCCGAACCAGCAGCATAA
- the rodA gene encoding rod shape-determining protein RodA, producing the protein MIAFDRRLLTHMNWGLLLITILLFGIGVLNLYSASAFMSQEGMAVTAYYQKQLVWGFIGLGVLILSMLIDYRHLKSLAWPIFIVTIIALALVPVAGKTIYGARRWLDLGFFNFQPSELAKISTIIITARLLSRSAHPLDWKELFIMLGICSIPAALILTQPDLGTTLNMLLNVGGIILFRGLTRRVFKTCAVVIPSLIPLGWLCMLDYQRQRVLTFLNPGDDPLGAGYQIIQSQIAIGSGQLTGKGFLGGTQSQLRFLPEKHTDFAIAVFGEEWGFIGCLLLLSLFCLFLLAIFTTSRDAKDRFGSFLSAGVFFYFFWQFLINMGMVMGLMPVVGIPLPFISYGGSATVVNLCLIGLVLNVSMRRFVFKTD; encoded by the coding sequence ATGATTGCATTTGACAGACGCTTACTCACCCATATGAACTGGGGGTTGCTTCTTATAACAATCCTCCTGTTCGGCATTGGCGTATTGAACCTCTACTCTGCAAGTGCGTTTATGTCTCAAGAAGGTATGGCCGTTACTGCCTACTACCAGAAACAACTTGTCTGGGGTTTCATAGGGCTGGGTGTCCTCATTCTGTCCATGCTTATTGACTATCGTCACTTAAAAAGTCTGGCGTGGCCTATCTTTATTGTAACCATTATTGCACTCGCGCTGGTCCCCGTTGCCGGTAAAACCATCTATGGTGCACGCCGCTGGCTTGATCTCGGCTTCTTTAACTTTCAGCCGAGTGAACTTGCCAAGATTTCAACTATCATCATCACGGCACGACTTCTCTCCCGCTCCGCACATCCGCTGGACTGGAAAGAACTTTTTATAATGCTCGGTATCTGCTCCATTCCAGCTGCTCTCATTTTGACTCAGCCGGACCTTGGAACAACACTGAACATGCTGCTTAACGTAGGTGGAATCATCTTGTTCCGTGGACTTACACGCCGTGTTTTTAAAACATGCGCGGTTGTAATCCCATCTCTCATACCTTTGGGCTGGCTATGCATGTTGGATTACCAACGGCAACGAGTGCTCACATTCCTCAACCCGGGGGATGACCCTCTGGGAGCTGGTTACCAGATTATCCAATCTCAAATTGCTATCGGTTCCGGTCAACTTACAGGAAAAGGCTTCCTTGGTGGCACACAGTCACAGTTGCGTTTTTTACCGGAAAAGCATACGGATTTTGCTATTGCTGTTTTCGGGGAAGAATGGGGATTCATTGGCTGTCTTTTGCTTTTATCTCTATTCTGTCTCTTCTTGCTGGCTATATTTACCACCAGCAGAGATGCTAAAGACCGTTTCGGTTCTTTTTTATCCGCCGGCGTTTTCTTTTACTTCTTCTGGCAATTCCTCATCAACATGGGAATGGTAATGGGACTTATGCCGGTAGTTGGCATTCCACTACCTTTTATCAGCTACGGCGGCAGTGCTACGGTGGTAAACCTCTGCCTCATCGGTCTAGTACTAAATGTCTCTATGCGACGTTTTGTTTTCAAAACAGATTAA
- the mrdA gene encoding penicillin-binding protein 2 → MSMQLDPDGYQPPKTGLWLLQGLVFLLFLIFLLRFWYLQVHHGDDFAKKARDNRIRQAQIYAPRGLLRARGGELLAENRPAYGLGIVREDVKDTEATLKQISLWTGVPLENIEKRYKKGRWRTKAFEPLLLVPTIDFSQLAIIEANSLDWPGLAVMTRPQRYYPEGDLFAHILGYVSEANEKELEANKELDLGDTVGKQGLELIKENTLRGIKGLRQMEVDISGREYNSQTLEEPSAGSSVTLSIDLGLQRFAAKQLEGQAGCIVVMDPETGELYALVTTPSFDPNAFTRGLSHKEWAGLRDNPKFPLQNRVIQSVYPPASIWKLLMAGLYLEEGIDPNESIKCNGKYKLGNHTFRCWKKWGHGPQNMTEALVHSCDVYFYEIGQRIGIDKIEAFARENGFGVKTGIDLPHERSGLVPSKAWKRKRFKQPWQGGETVITSIGQGFTLVTPVQIAVFISSLLNENGELLKPNLFKDAPKTIQGTSSMTREQRNFILKAMQETVEAKRGTARILRTKKAIVGGKTGTAQVMKLKIDANDNRLKNEDLEYWQRDHAWMAAWAKYNGKKYVVVTMVEHGGGGSSTAGPIIRDILNYIYEHNK, encoded by the coding sequence ATGTCAATGCAACTTGATCCGGATGGCTACCAACCACCTAAAACAGGATTATGGTTATTGCAGGGGCTTGTCTTTCTGCTTTTTCTCATATTTCTGCTCAGATTCTGGTATCTGCAAGTTCACCACGGCGATGACTTTGCCAAAAAGGCCCGTGACAACCGAATTCGTCAGGCACAGATATATGCTCCGCGCGGTCTACTACGCGCCCGTGGCGGTGAGCTGCTTGCAGAAAACCGCCCTGCATACGGTCTCGGCATCGTCCGTGAAGATGTAAAAGATACTGAGGCTACCCTTAAGCAGATCAGTTTATGGACAGGTGTACCTCTTGAAAATATTGAAAAAAGATACAAGAAAGGCCGCTGGCGCACTAAAGCATTCGAACCTCTATTGCTTGTCCCTACCATCGATTTTTCCCAGCTAGCTATCATTGAAGCTAATTCACTGGACTGGCCTGGACTGGCGGTTATGACCCGCCCTCAGCGCTACTACCCTGAGGGAGATCTCTTCGCCCATATTCTTGGCTATGTTTCAGAAGCAAACGAAAAAGAGCTGGAAGCAAATAAAGAATTAGACCTTGGCGATACCGTAGGTAAGCAAGGTCTTGAGCTCATCAAAGAAAATACCTTACGCGGTATAAAAGGTCTGCGCCAGATGGAAGTTGACATTTCCGGACGCGAATACAACTCGCAGACTCTGGAAGAGCCTTCCGCAGGCTCATCTGTCACCCTCTCCATTGATCTTGGCCTGCAACGTTTTGCAGCTAAGCAATTGGAAGGTCAGGCCGGCTGTATCGTTGTTATGGATCCAGAAACCGGTGAGCTCTATGCACTTGTTACCACCCCAAGCTTTGACCCGAATGCGTTCACTCGTGGACTAAGTCATAAGGAGTGGGCGGGACTACGTGACAACCCTAAGTTCCCGCTTCAAAACAGGGTTATTCAATCCGTTTACCCTCCAGCTTCAATCTGGAAACTGCTTATGGCAGGGTTATATCTCGAGGAAGGTATTGACCCGAATGAAAGCATTAAATGTAACGGAAAATACAAATTAGGGAACCATACATTCCGTTGCTGGAAAAAATGGGGACACGGCCCTCAAAATATGACCGAAGCGCTCGTGCATTCTTGTGACGTCTACTTCTATGAAATCGGACAACGCATCGGTATCGACAAAATTGAAGCCTTTGCACGCGAGAACGGTTTTGGAGTAAAAACCGGAATTGACCTGCCGCACGAACGTTCGGGACTTGTTCCTTCCAAAGCATGGAAGCGTAAGCGTTTCAAACAGCCATGGCAGGGTGGCGAAACTGTAATTACATCCATCGGTCAGGGTTTTACCCTAGTCACACCTGTCCAGATTGCTGTATTCATATCTTCACTGCTTAATGAAAACGGTGAGTTACTTAAACCAAACCTGTTCAAGGATGCTCCAAAAACAATTCAGGGCACATCTTCTATGACCCGAGAACAGCGTAATTTTATTCTTAAAGCAATGCAGGAAACCGTTGAAGCCAAACGCGGCACAGCACGTATTCTACGCACAAAAAAAGCTATTGTTGGCGGTAAGACCGGTACCGCACAGGTTATGAAGTTAAAAATTGATGCCAACGATAACCGCTTGAAAAACGAAGACCTTGAATACTGGCAGCGAGACCACGCATGGATGGCCGCTTGGGCAAAGTACAACGGTAAAAAATATGTAGTTGTTACTATGGTTGAACACGGCGGCGGTGGCTCCTCCACTGCAGGGCCTATTATTCGTGATATCCTGAATTACATATACGAGCACAACAAATGA
- the mreC gene encoding rod shape-determining protein MreC yields MLSWNMRSGAVDRFAANTGLEFTGAVLKPGKWVVHNATDLWNQYIYLQDVQQENVRLLKQVEKLSFELADARENVAELKRLRALMSLSPPPTWSRVAARVLSYRIGVQAELDSIILDKGYIDGAGKNTPVVTHEGIVGRIVKAGPTTSSALLLTDLNSRIAVISSNNRTRGLLVGSGSRDELQLKYVPINAQLEEDELLVTSGLAGVYPKGLPIAKIVSITHSDISLFKTVKAVPLASLGNLEEVILLQATPVTAEVKAEPLSGETASSENVEQNATN; encoded by the coding sequence TTGTTATCATGGAACATGCGTTCCGGTGCGGTAGACCGCTTTGCTGCCAACACAGGACTGGAATTTACAGGTGCTGTGTTGAAACCCGGCAAATGGGTAGTACACAATGCTACCGATCTGTGGAATCAATACATCTACCTGCAGGATGTACAGCAAGAGAATGTCCGGCTGCTGAAGCAAGTAGAAAAACTAAGTTTTGAACTTGCCGATGCCAGAGAAAATGTTGCCGAGTTAAAACGACTTAGGGCACTTATGAGCCTCTCTCCACCTCCTACGTGGAGCAGAGTAGCTGCCCGTGTGCTTTCTTACAGAATCGGAGTTCAGGCAGAACTGGACTCCATTATCCTTGATAAAGGCTACATAGATGGCGCTGGCAAAAATACACCTGTAGTTACCCACGAAGGTATTGTAGGCCGCATTGTTAAAGCCGGTCCTACCACCTCCTCTGCCCTACTGCTTACTGACCTTAACAGCCGCATCGCTGTTATCAGCAGTAACAACAGGACGCGAGGCCTGCTTGTGGGTTCTGGCTCCCGCGACGAGCTTCAACTTAAATATGTCCCTATCAACGCTCAGCTTGAAGAGGATGAATTGCTCGTAACGTCCGGCCTTGCAGGTGTATACCCTAAAGGATTGCCTATTGCCAAAATAGTATCCATCACGCATTCGGATATTTCGCTTTTTAAAACGGTAAAGGCTGTCCCGCTTGCCAGCCTAGGCAACCTTGAAGAAGTTATTTTGCTTCAGGCAACTCCTGTTACAGCAGAAGTTAAAGCCGAGCCTTTATCTGGAGAAACTGCTTCTTCGGAAAACGTAGAACAGAATGCAACTAACTAG
- a CDS encoding rod shape-determining protein, translated as MANALNFLLGMFSNDLAIDLGTANTCVYVKGQGIVLREPSVVAVKKDNRGGSVVLAVGQDAKRMLGRTPGNIQAIRPMKDGVIADFEITEAMLRHFITKVHNSRRLVRPRIIICVPTGITQVEKRAVKESAQSAGAREVYLIEEPMAAAIGANLPIQEPTSNMVVDIGGGTTEVAVISLSGVVYSKSVRVGGDKMDEAIMTHVKRKYSMLIGEATAEDIKIKIASAYNMPEEETLEVKGRDLVTGIPQHITITSEEIRKAIAEQVDSIVQAVRIALEQTPPELAADIVDRGIVLTGGGALLKGLDQLLREETSLPITVVDDPLSTVVIGTGRALDNLDILKEVTVD; from the coding sequence ATGGCCAACGCATTAAATTTTCTTCTTGGAATGTTTTCCAACGACCTTGCTATTGACCTTGGTACCGCAAACACCTGCGTTTACGTAAAAGGGCAAGGCATTGTACTGCGCGAGCCTTCCGTAGTTGCTGTTAAAAAAGACAACCGCGGCGGCAGCGTTGTACTTGCTGTAGGGCAAGATGCCAAGCGCATGCTTGGACGTACCCCGGGCAACATCCAGGCAATCCGCCCGATGAAAGACGGCGTTATCGCAGATTTTGAAATTACGGAAGCTATGCTCCGTCATTTCATCACCAAAGTCCACAACTCCCGTCGCCTTGTGCGCCCGAGAATCATCATCTGCGTACCTACAGGCATTACTCAGGTCGAAAAACGAGCAGTTAAAGAATCAGCCCAGAGTGCCGGCGCCCGTGAAGTATACCTGATCGAAGAACCAATGGCGGCAGCAATCGGCGCCAACCTTCCGATTCAGGAACCTACTTCCAACATGGTAGTTGATATCGGCGGCGGTACGACTGAAGTTGCAGTTATCTCCCTTTCCGGTGTTGTTTACTCCAAGTCTGTTCGCGTTGGCGGTGACAAAATGGACGAAGCCATTATGACACACGTTAAACGCAAATACAGCATGCTCATCGGTGAAGCGACTGCAGAAGACATCAAAATCAAAATCGCTTCCGCATACAATATGCCGGAAGAAGAAACTCTGGAAGTAAAAGGCCGTGACCTCGTAACAGGTATTCCACAGCATATTACCATTACTTCCGAAGAAATCCGCAAAGCAATTGCAGAACAGGTAGACTCCATTGTTCAGGCTGTTCGCATTGCACTTGAACAGACTCCTCCGGAACTCGCTGCAGATATTGTAGACCGAGGTATTGTTCTCACTGGTGGTGGCGCACTGCTCAAGGGTCTCGACCAGCTTCTGCGTGAAGAAACTTCCCTGCCTATTACCGTAGTGGATGACCCGCTCTCCACTGTTGTTATCGGTACCGGTAGAGCTCTTGATAACTTGGATATTTTGAAGGAGGTAACGGTCGATTAA
- a CDS encoding TIGR01212 family radical SAM protein (This family includes YhcC from E. coli K-12, an uncharacterized radical SAM protein.), giving the protein MNRYLQLATYFRYRFAERVQKIPLDAGATCPNRDGTISRTGCIFCNPSGSGSGMGLQGMNLNDQWDSWYKKYTRSQNARLFIAYLQSFSNTYGPAEKLSKNLTSIASLQGVMGVSIGTRPDCVDEEKLDIIAKQDLDEIWLELGLQSAHDRTLSLINRGHTYQDFVNAVTLAAERGIKVCVHLIAGLPNETTEDFLRTVEMVCELPIRGIKFHSLYVADNTVLAKMWRDGKYTPMTEEEFIDAITRAVPKVPSTVVIQRLTGDAMEGELLAPHWGTAKRALVDKIMAELAKRDVWQGKEVDAADSVPLWFTIRENLPQRLREQWDKEYDAVADKMGFLPR; this is encoded by the coding sequence ATGAATAGATATCTCCAATTGGCAACTTACTTTCGCTATCGTTTTGCGGAACGCGTACAAAAAATCCCTCTGGATGCCGGGGCAACCTGTCCCAACAGGGATGGTACTATTTCCCGTACTGGCTGCATCTTCTGCAACCCTTCCGGCTCAGGGTCTGGGATGGGTCTCCAGGGGATGAATTTGAATGATCAGTGGGATTCCTGGTATAAAAAATATACACGCTCTCAAAACGCGAGATTGTTTATAGCCTATTTGCAGTCTTTTTCCAATACTTATGGGCCTGCTGAAAAACTCTCTAAAAACCTTACTTCTATTGCATCTTTACAGGGTGTTATGGGAGTATCAATAGGCACTCGTCCTGATTGTGTCGACGAAGAAAAATTAGATATCATCGCAAAACAGGATTTGGACGAAATATGGCTTGAATTGGGGCTTCAGTCCGCACATGACCGTACGCTCTCGCTTATTAACCGCGGTCATACTTATCAGGATTTTGTTAATGCCGTTACCCTTGCTGCAGAACGTGGAATAAAGGTGTGTGTGCATCTGATTGCAGGACTCCCGAATGAAACAACTGAAGATTTTTTGCGTACGGTGGAAATGGTGTGTGAACTTCCTATACGTGGCATAAAATTTCATAGCCTCTATGTTGCTGACAACACTGTATTGGCGAAAATGTGGCGTGACGGGAAATACACCCCGATGACAGAAGAGGAATTTATTGATGCCATCACACGTGCTGTGCCGAAAGTCCCAAGTACTGTTGTTATTCAGCGCCTGACTGGGGATGCGATGGAAGGGGAGTTGCTTGCACCGCATTGGGGAACAGCAAAGCGTGCCCTTGTAGACAAAATTATGGCTGAACTTGCTAAGCGTGACGTGTGGCAGGGGAAAGAAGTGGATGCGGCTGATAGTGTTCCATTATGGTTCACAATTAGGGAAAATTTGCCACAGCGTCTGCGCGAACAGTGGGATAAAGAATACGACGCGGTTGCAGATAAAATGGGCTTCTTGCCGCGGTAG
- a CDS encoding methylated-DNA--[protein]-cysteine S-methyltransferase, with amino-acid sequence MYLPEIEQIVGNKLRLILNWQDDTLTEISLQWADGESATEELSDMGKQLQDCLLRYEAGEPVQWPDIYFALEKMTPFGQKVLTALMQVPYGKTVTYGELAALAGSPNAARGVGQVMARNRWPLIIPCHRVVSASGLGGFSAQGLDMKRYLLDIEGVLHLGKSKRN; translated from the coding sequence ATGTATTTACCAGAGATAGAACAGATTGTCGGTAATAAGCTTCGTCTTATCCTGAATTGGCAGGACGACACCCTAACTGAGATTTCTTTGCAATGGGCAGATGGTGAAAGTGCCACCGAAGAGTTGTCAGATATGGGTAAGCAATTGCAAGATTGCCTGCTGCGTTATGAAGCCGGTGAGCCAGTACAGTGGCCTGATATTTACTTTGCTCTTGAAAAAATGACACCATTTGGTCAAAAGGTTCTGACTGCTTTAATGCAGGTGCCGTACGGGAAAACAGTCACCTATGGCGAATTGGCTGCCCTCGCAGGAAGTCCAAACGCTGCACGTGGTGTGGGGCAGGTTATGGCTCGTAACCGGTGGCCTCTTATTATTCCTTGTCACCGTGTTGTGTCTGCATCCGGACTTGGCGGCTTTTCGGCACAAGGATTAGATATGAAAAGGTACCTGCTCGACATTGAAGGGGTTCTTCACCTAGGAAAAAGTAAGAGAAATTAA
- the zupT gene encoding zinc transporter ZupT: protein MHNYETILFAFGLTLFAGLATGIGSVLAFFTKKTNTSILSVALGFSAGVMLYVSFVEIFVKAKLELQSVLGEVQGTWVTVLAFFGGIFFIAIIDRLVPSEENPHEIHKIEEIDSLEKRINREASEQKDKKLLRMGVFTALAIGIHNFPEGLATFTAALTDPNLGIAIAVAIAIHNIPEGIAVAIPIYYATESRGKAFTLSFLSGLAEPIGALIGYLILMPILTPTVFGVVFAGVAGIMVFISLDELLPTAQEYGEHHLSIYGLIIGMVVMAVSLLLFL from the coding sequence ATGCACAATTACGAAACAATATTATTTGCCTTTGGGCTCACACTTTTTGCCGGTCTTGCAACCGGCATCGGCTCTGTGCTTGCTTTTTTTACAAAAAAAACAAACACAAGCATTCTTTCTGTAGCGCTCGGATTTTCCGCAGGTGTGATGCTCTATGTGTCTTTCGTAGAAATTTTTGTAAAAGCGAAATTGGAATTACAATCTGTGTTGGGAGAAGTGCAGGGAACGTGGGTAACTGTTCTAGCGTTTTTCGGAGGAATCTTCTTCATAGCCATTATTGACAGACTGGTACCTTCCGAAGAAAATCCGCATGAAATTCATAAAATTGAAGAGATTGATTCTCTAGAAAAGAGAATCAATCGAGAAGCGTCTGAGCAAAAAGATAAAAAGTTACTCAGAATGGGCGTATTCACTGCGCTTGCAATAGGAATCCACAACTTTCCGGAAGGTCTTGCGACATTTACAGCAGCACTGACTGACCCGAACCTTGGGATTGCCATTGCCGTGGCCATTGCAATTCACAATATCCCAGAAGGGATAGCCGTTGCGATTCCCATATACTATGCAACAGAAAGCAGAGGCAAAGCCTTTACGTTATCCTTCCTGTCTGGATTGGCAGAGCCTATAGGTGCACTTATCGGTTACCTAATACTCATGCCTATCCTTACACCGACAGTCTTTGGTGTGGTCTTCGCCGGAGTTGCAGGAATTATGGTATTCATCTCACTGGACGAACTGCTCCCGACAGCGCAAGAATACGGCGAACACCATCTTTCCATCTACGGACTGATAATCGGAATGGTTGTAATGGCAGTTAGTTTGCTACTTTTTTTGTAG
- a CDS encoding GGDEF domain-containing protein, whose protein sequence is METKAICTEDLKDLIYHKSLKVGTYWILFSSCVLQVLNTYYVIKDYELITPVGVVCNTIHTSFLILGALCIRVAVKSKRASHPSWLIAALCIGFFWAVSTVNTAYFWNEPEPASRGVVIGAFSLVIGWYARPALLLAAFPTMLVSYLYLIIGYSDKTLLGLLLSVLKFPALIGASLYTLRLWLSFCTEKFVENEILTKKLEAMVRVDELTQIANRKGYNEALDRALEVARRFEKPLTLLLIDVDYFKQYNDHLGHHAGDRCIKGIAKIISKQARRAIDTAARIGGEEFALILPSCTLSDAETIADQMQDALAKQMIYHPASPISPNVTISIGIAEFLPQDDASSLYRKADRALYEAKHQGRNCVVIAQQHPVDGDLEPTAI, encoded by the coding sequence ATGGAGACAAAAGCAATATGCACAGAAGACCTCAAAGATCTTATCTACCATAAGAGCTTAAAAGTAGGTACTTACTGGATTCTTTTCTCCTCCTGCGTTCTTCAAGTATTAAACACCTACTATGTCATTAAAGATTATGAACTAATCACACCAGTCGGTGTAGTATGCAACACTATCCACACCTCTTTTCTTATTCTTGGAGCACTATGCATACGAGTAGCCGTTAAAAGTAAACGCGCTTCACACCCCAGCTGGCTTATTGCAGCTCTTTGTATTGGTTTTTTCTGGGCAGTGTCCACAGTAAACACCGCCTACTTCTGGAACGAACCAGAACCTGCCTCCCGTGGAGTCGTCATCGGAGCCTTCTCCCTTGTTATCGGCTGGTATGCCCGCCCTGCCCTACTTCTAGCAGCATTCCCCACAATGCTAGTGTCCTACCTCTACCTTATCATCGGGTATAGCGACAAAACTCTTCTGGGCTTGCTGCTTTCAGTACTCAAATTTCCTGCACTCATTGGCGCAAGTCTTTACACACTTCGTCTCTGGCTCTCGTTCTGTACAGAAAAATTTGTTGAAAACGAAATTTTAACAAAAAAACTTGAAGCAATGGTTCGGGTTGATGAACTCACCCAAATTGCAAACCGCAAAGGGTACAACGAAGCGCTTGATCGAGCCCTCGAAGTTGCAAGACGCTTTGAAAAACCGCTAACGTTGCTGCTCATTGATGTTGATTACTTCAAGCAATATAATGACCACTTAGGACATCATGCTGGTGACCGGTGTATCAAAGGCATTGCAAAAATAATCTCAAAACAAGCCCGCCGTGCAATTGACACTGCTGCCCGTATTGGCGGTGAAGAATTCGCACTCATACTTCCCTCATGCACTCTAAGTGATGCTGAAACCATTGCGGATCAAATGCAGGACGCATTGGCAAAACAAATGATCTACCATCCTGCATCGCCAATCAGCCCTAATGTGACGATCAGCATTGGTATTGCTGAATTCCTTCCTCAGGATGACGCAAGCAGCCTCTACAGAAAAGCCGACAGGGCACTGTACGAAGCAAAACATCAGGGAAGAAACTGCGTCGTCATTGCCCAGCAGCACCCCGTTGATGGCGATCTTGAACCCACCGCAATATAA